In uncultured Bacteroides sp., the following proteins share a genomic window:
- a CDS encoding VOC family protein, whose amino-acid sequence MKFSNVRLLVKDYKKCFKFYTEQLGLEPVWGDENGCYASFKVADGIEGFAIFVSDFMASAVGNDEKAQPIGYREKSMIVFEVENVDDTYRAFLEKGINFINEPTDMPDWGMRFVHLRDPEENLIEFFTPLAAQ is encoded by the coding sequence ATGAAATTTAGTAACGTAAGATTATTAGTCAAAGACTACAAAAAATGCTTTAAGTTTTATACAGAACAATTAGGATTAGAACCCGTTTGGGGAGATGAAAACGGATGTTATGCTTCATTTAAAGTGGCAGACGGGATTGAAGGATTTGCCATTTTTGTTTCTGATTTTATGGCTTCAGCTGTTGGAAATGACGAAAAAGCACAACCGATTGGTTATAGAGAAAAATCAATGATTGTTTTTGAAGTAGAGAATGTTGATGATACTTATCGAGCATTTTTAGAAAAAGGTATTAACTTTATTAATGAGCCGACTGATATGCCTGACTGGGGAATGAGATTTGTTCACTTGCGAGACCCGGAAGAAAATTTAATTGAGTTTTTTACACCTTTAGCTGCACAGTAA
- a CDS encoding S49 family peptidase, which yields MAFSHLYSSITRGKWLILPSEIDANQMLINSFLEHNADHEDGKLSDREPIPAFATDGKEMKSGSNFSDAPADSTAIIQLHGSMLKYGNYCSYGCAEVADMIVDAANSPKISGILLDIDSGGGSVDAIAPLVNAIKYSQSKGKPVVANCDLCASAAYYVACHCNEIIADNTISSEFGSIGVMMSFVDYAKYYETAGIKQHTVYSNLSDYKNASFEAAKKGEYEQIKSEELDPLAKRFQEAVKCTRGDKLDLKIEGIIAGRMFYAEQAQKNGLIDSIGNRDFAIQRVREIRSDALVNDYINSKS from the coding sequence ATGGCATTTTCACATCTATATTCTTCAATTACGCGCGGAAAGTGGTTAATACTACCTTCTGAAATTGACGCAAATCAGATGCTTATTAATTCCTTCCTTGAACATAATGCAGATCATGAGGACGGTAAGTTATCAGATCGTGAACCTATTCCTGCTTTTGCAACAGATGGAAAAGAAATGAAATCAGGTTCAAATTTTTCAGACGCTCCAGCAGATAGTACAGCTATTATACAGCTTCATGGCTCTATGCTTAAATATGGAAATTATTGTTCTTATGGATGCGCTGAAGTTGCTGATATGATAGTAGATGCCGCTAATTCACCTAAGATATCAGGCATTTTGCTAGATATAGATTCTGGTGGAGGTTCCGTTGACGCTATTGCTCCACTAGTTAATGCTATTAAATATTCCCAAAGTAAAGGTAAACCTGTTGTAGCTAATTGCGACTTATGCGCTTCGGCTGCATACTACGTAGCTTGCCACTGTAATGAGATAATAGCAGATAATACAATCTCTTCAGAGTTTGGAAGCATTGGCGTAATGATGTCGTTCGTAGATTATGCTAAATATTATGAAACTGCTGGAATTAAACAGCATACTGTTTACAGTAATTTATCTGATTATAAAAATGCTTCTTTTGAAGCAGCTAAAAAAGGAGAATATGAACAAATTAAATCAGAAGAACTTGACCCACTTGCAAAACGGTTCCAAGAAGCCGTTAAGTGTACAAGAGGTGACAAACTTGACCTCAAAATTGAAGGGATCATTGCCGGGCGTATGTTCTATGCTGAACAGGCCCAAAAAAATGGCTTAATCGATTCTATTGGGAATCGAGACTTTGCTATTCAACGTGTGAGAGAAATACGCAGTGATGCGTTAGTTAACGACTATATTAATTCAAAATCATGA
- a CDS encoding DUF5131 family protein: MNWEPWTGCYKISDGCTYCYFYGPFSKRCGQNNVHKTNEFDKPIAKTTKGIYKIQSGKIVATCFASDFFIAEADEWRKEAWAMIKKRPDLDFLILTKRIDRFNISLPNDWGDGYDNVNIGCTIENQESADYRLPLFLSYPIKRRFIAAAPLLGAIDISAYLDGIEHVTVGGETGREARICNYDWVLDIREQCVKAGITFWFKNTGSLLKYDGAVQKINPFKQSCVAKEFGINILNGKKLF, encoded by the coding sequence ATGAATTGGGAGCCGTGGACAGGTTGTTATAAAATAAGCGATGGTTGCACTTACTGCTATTTCTATGGTCCTTTCTCAAAACGTTGCGGACAAAATAATGTACATAAAACGAACGAATTTGATAAACCTATAGCTAAAACGACAAAAGGTATATATAAAATTCAAAGTGGAAAGATTGTTGCAACTTGTTTCGCAAGCGATTTTTTTATTGCAGAAGCTGATGAATGGCGTAAAGAAGCTTGGGCAATGATAAAGAAACGACCTGACCTTGACTTTTTGATTTTAACTAAGCGCATTGACCGCTTTAACATTTCTCTCCCAAACGATTGGGGTGATGGATATGATAATGTGAATATAGGGTGCACAATTGAAAATCAGGAATCAGCTGATTATCGACTGCCATTGTTTCTATCCTACCCCATTAAAAGGAGATTTATAGCAGCTGCACCACTTTTGGGTGCTATTGATATATCGGCTTATCTTGACGGAATTGAGCATGTTACCGTAGGGGGTGAAACCGGACGAGAAGCTCGTATATGTAATTACGATTGGGTTTTAGATATTCGGGAGCAATGTGTTAAAGCAGGAATAACCTTTTGGTTTAAAAACACAGGTTCGCTTTTAAAATATGACGGCGCAGTTCAAAAAATCAATCCATTCAAGCAGAGTTGTGTAGCAAAAGAATTTGGAATTAATATTTTAAATGGCAAAAAGCTATTTTAA
- a CDS encoding helix-turn-helix transcriptional regulator produces the protein MNSELDLISIELYQEPGGEILIKPSEGKLFLLDERKREFIVPMKSLIKNDYQKAWQGCCEWNHKSKPNAIKFDFLNVRRFCKCNFQKYDGRLDIDENGTLHFEFTDCPLRGECKYEGVICSPEFSNSLTENDKYILKMIVYKQMTADQIALNLDRSINTINNRRKTILEKTGCKTISQLVAYCYEHNLR, from the coding sequence ATGAACAGTGAACTTGATTTAATAAGCATAGAACTGTATCAGGAACCAGGAGGTGAGATACTAATAAAACCTTCTGAGGGAAAGTTATTCTTACTTGATGAAAGAAAAAGAGAATTCATTGTTCCTATGAAATCTTTAATAAAAAATGATTATCAGAAAGCATGGCAAGGCTGTTGTGAATGGAATCATAAGTCAAAGCCTAATGCTATAAAATTTGATTTTCTTAATGTTAGAAGATTTTGCAAATGTAACTTTCAAAAGTATGACGGAAGGCTAGATATAGATGAAAATGGAACCCTTCACTTTGAATTTACAGACTGTCCATTAAGAGGAGAATGTAAATATGAAGGTGTAATATGTTCTCCTGAATTTAGCAATAGTTTGACTGAGAATGATAAGTATATTCTGAAAATGATTGTATATAAACAAATGACTGCAGATCAAATAGCATTAAATCTAGACCGATCAATAAATACTATCAATAACAGAAGGAAAACTATACTTGAAAAGACCGGTTGCAAAACCATATCTCAACTTGTAGCATATTGTTACGAACATAACCTAAGATAA
- a CDS encoding transcriptional regulator produces the protein MTKPSITIELAPHLHDFLYHEFDSRKDGGVMINSSNDIGKMVQAMVTVNDRPPKIPLKDNPITLILPITEWNHRILIENFIFIPEWKQRMLQEYIESSYRIRIREYFVAGYEKGYKQDKIIKAFLMAYNIKNNAINYDAVKKFDYRNRKRIVKEVNKDIQLSLFE, from the coding sequence ATGACAAAACCGAGTATTACAATTGAATTAGCTCCTCATCTTCATGATTTTTTGTATCATGAATTTGATAGTAGAAAAGATGGTGGGGTTATGATTAATAGCAGCAATGATATTGGTAAGATGGTACAAGCCATGGTAACGGTTAACGACCGTCCACCTAAGATTCCTTTGAAAGATAATCCTATTACCTTAATTTTGCCAATCACTGAATGGAATCATCGCATATTAATTGAGAACTTCATATTCATTCCGGAATGGAAACAAAGAATGCTGCAGGAATATATAGAATCAAGCTATAGGATAAGAATCAGAGAATATTTTGTTGCTGGATATGAAAAAGGATATAAACAAGATAAGATAATAAAAGCGTTCCTTATGGCATATAATATCAAAAATAACGCTATAAACTACGATGCTGTGAAGAAGTTTGACTACAGAAATAGAAAACGCATTGTAAAAGAAGTAAATAAAGATATCCAATTATCTCTGTTTGAATAG
- a CDS encoding cytidylate kinase family protein produces MKKEKLLKRCIILVIGLFIMAIGVALSIKANLGTSPVSCVPYIYSLGFPMTVGLLSIIVNVLIILLQIVLLRKEYQLIQLVQLPVALIFGFFIDFAMFLTSGIQTSNYIYQWILCLLSCVIIAFGVFLEVKANVTYLAGEGLSIAISKAFHKEFGKAKVGVDASLVIIGIVSSFILLHRLEGIREGTIAAALLVGTIARFYNKKFKFIDSLVIIEKKEIGEQAITVSQEKKIIITIAREFGSGGHEIGEIIAKELGISFYDTKLIDLSAAESGLTPEYVKEHEQKLANNLLFDLYEQNYAYVNEEMPPLDTLFMVQSKVIRDICNKESCVIVGRCADYVLKSDPNCFNTFIHADKNFRIERIIKEYGIAPDMAEKELERKDRDRTNYCKHYTHRVWDKASNYNLTVDSSLFGPEKSARLIIDALNRSK; encoded by the coding sequence ATGAAAAAAGAGAAACTGCTGAAAAGGTGTATCATTTTAGTTATAGGATTATTCATAATGGCTATTGGTGTTGCTTTATCTATAAAAGCCAATCTGGGAACATCACCTGTTTCATGCGTACCATACATCTATAGTCTAGGTTTTCCAATGACTGTAGGGTTATTATCAATCATTGTCAATGTGTTGATAATCCTATTGCAGATAGTATTACTAAGAAAAGAGTATCAACTTATACAGCTTGTACAATTACCAGTAGCTCTTATATTTGGTTTTTTCATCGATTTCGCCATGTTTCTGACATCGGGTATTCAAACATCAAATTATATATATCAATGGATTCTTTGTTTGCTTAGTTGCGTAATTATTGCATTCGGCGTGTTTCTTGAAGTAAAAGCCAATGTTACATACCTTGCCGGAGAAGGGTTATCAATTGCCATCTCGAAGGCTTTTCACAAAGAATTTGGTAAAGCAAAAGTAGGCGTTGATGCTTCATTGGTTATTATTGGGATAGTTAGCTCTTTTATACTGCTTCACCGATTGGAAGGTATACGTGAAGGAACCATTGCAGCAGCTCTGTTAGTTGGTACCATTGCACGATTCTACAATAAAAAATTCAAGTTCATTGATTCACTGGTTATCATAGAAAAGAAAGAGATTGGCGAACAAGCCATCACTGTCAGTCAGGAAAAGAAGATCATTATTACTATTGCCCGTGAGTTTGGTAGTGGCGGTCATGAGATTGGAGAAATCATAGCTAAAGAGTTAGGCATCTCTTTCTACGATACAAAATTGATTGATCTGTCAGCAGCAGAGAGTGGCCTGACACCAGAATATGTAAAAGAGCACGAACAGAAGCTAGCCAACAACTTATTGTTCGATCTTTACGAACAAAACTATGCTTATGTAAATGAAGAAATGCCGCCACTCGACACCTTATTTATGGTTCAAAGCAAGGTTATCAGAGACATCTGCAATAAAGAATCATGCGTTATCGTAGGGCGTTGTGCTGATTACGTTTTAAAGAGTGATCCAAACTGCTTCAACACCTTTATTCATGCCGATAAGAATTTCAGAATTGAGCGTATCATCAAAGAGTATGGCATTGCACCCGATATGGCTGAAAAAGAATTGGAAAGAAAAGACAGAGACAGAACCAACTATTGCAAACACTATACTCATAGGGTTTGGGATAAAGCAAGTAATTACAACTTAACTGTTGATAGTTCTTTGTTTGGTCCTGAGAAATCTGCTAGGCTGATTATTGATGCTTTAAATAGATCTAAATAA
- a CDS encoding VapE domain-containing protein, translating into MAKRELIKTTTGNKASGKVHAVKEWLDLNYEIKLNVFDPSKSYIKSKVKEYNSSIRENDIYLHAIDDGLSCSKSLLKTILSSPNQMTPYNPILEYFDSLKKKWKGESMINLYCSYMTAHDFRDKGNDFYQNRMKYLVKKWLVAVVACAYGKRQNDVALGFINAQGGIGKTSLIGNIIPECLEEYYIISDKDERIFKMTDCFATKLIINFDEFVGLNKGSENAFKNNMSRTHLDMKLPGESFTTKVQRIASCAFSSNKTQEQGGFLFNGDSGFLRRIAAIEIDEIKDYRKILDVDQLWSEAVTLFEGDYDYVFNKEDYSDFNSYNSRYVIETTAYKLVKEWYKKPTEDEETIFKMPMDIVRDMKAARKITSSMSRIDDITIGQALRALGYERIGKKLPGMGTRYGYKVVQLY; encoded by the coding sequence ATGGCAAAGAGAGAACTGATAAAAACTACTACAGGCAATAAGGCTTCCGGGAAGGTACATGCTGTAAAGGAATGGCTGGACCTTAATTATGAGATAAAACTGAACGTTTTTGATCCTTCAAAATCATATATAAAAAGTAAGGTAAAAGAGTATAATTCATCTATACGAGAGAATGACATCTATTTACATGCAATAGATGATGGGCTCAGTTGCAGCAAATCTCTATTAAAAACAATACTATCATCTCCTAATCAGATGACTCCTTATAACCCTATTCTTGAATATTTCGATAGCCTTAAAAAGAAGTGGAAAGGTGAAAGCATGATTAATCTATATTGCTCTTACATGACTGCACATGATTTTAGAGATAAGGGAAACGACTTCTATCAAAACAGAATGAAGTATCTAGTCAAGAAATGGCTGGTTGCAGTTGTAGCATGCGCGTATGGTAAGAGGCAAAATGATGTTGCACTAGGGTTTATTAACGCACAAGGAGGAATAGGGAAAACAAGCCTTATAGGTAATATCATTCCTGAATGTCTGGAAGAATATTATATCATATCTGATAAAGATGAACGCATTTTTAAAATGACTGATTGTTTTGCCACGAAGTTAATAATAAACTTCGATGAATTTGTTGGCTTAAATAAAGGTTCAGAAAACGCTTTCAAAAATAATATGAGTAGAACACACTTGGATATGAAACTTCCAGGAGAGAGCTTTACTACAAAAGTACAGCGTATTGCATCCTGTGCATTTTCTAGTAATAAAACTCAAGAGCAGGGAGGCTTTCTATTTAATGGTGACTCAGGATTTCTTCGAAGAATTGCGGCAATAGAAATAGATGAAATTAAGGATTATAGAAAGATACTTGACGTTGATCAGCTATGGTCAGAAGCCGTAACACTCTTTGAAGGAGATTATGATTACGTTTTTAACAAAGAGGATTATTCAGACTTTAATTCATATAATTCTAGATATGTAATAGAGACAACAGCATATAAGCTCGTAAAAGAATGGTATAAGAAGCCTACAGAAGACGAAGAGACAATTTTTAAAATGCCAATGGATATAGTTAGAGACATGAAGGCGGCTCGCAAAATAACAAGTTCTATGAGCCGCATAGATGATATTACAATCGGGCAAGCTTTAAGAGCATTAGGTTATGAACGAATTGGAAAGAAACTACCTGGAATGGGAACCAGATATGGTTATAAGGTAGTACAGCTGTATTAA
- a CDS encoding helix-turn-helix transcriptional regulator gives MAFKDYILSISDKRTTERTMMLTKIAEECGVNLSTVYKWINGQSVPDKLKREKIASLTGKTVEELFNLKENEQ, from the coding sequence ATGGCTTTTAAAGACTACATTTTGTCGATAAGCGACAAGAGAACAACAGAAAGAACTATGATGCTAACCAAGATAGCAGAAGAGTGCGGAGTAAACCTTTCAACCGTATATAAATGGATTAACGGTCAATCAGTACCTGATAAGCTGAAACGAGAAAAAATTGCTTCACTTACAGGTAAAACAGTAGAAGAACTTTTCAATTTAAAAGAGAATGAACAGTGA